One stretch of Zingiber officinale cultivar Zhangliang chromosome 6B, Zo_v1.1, whole genome shotgun sequence DNA includes these proteins:
- the LOC121992297 gene encoding RNA-binding protein 38-like yields the protein MALHHPGPGSASGTASSSSSGFHFLKSPFGDTTYTKVFVGGLAWETKSETLRRHFEQFGDMLEAVVITDKNTGRSKGYGFVTFRDPESAKRACADPTPVIDGRRANCNLASLGRPQSVLPFGVRPRTVAPYIGGMPAHRGPFVGSPTQQLFNYQQGFSYPQYSYNPYGPEFFYPQTVYSPYTGHHYFQVYGMPGAVNTAIYPHDQLGQPISAGPGYMAIQGYSTPAHQIVQLSGSNVNGMPGAPRSVIQAPYPAGIPSNVPAQPHFIVPAHSPHFVQGNGSDQTTV from the exons ATGGCTCTCCACCATCCGGGGCCGGGGTCGGCCTCCGGAACGGCGTCGAGCTCCAGCTCCGGGTTCCACTTCCTGAAATCGCCCTTTGGGGACACGACGTACACGAAGGTCTTCGTCGGGGGCCTCGCTTGGGAGACCAAGAGCGAGACGCTGCGCCGCCATTTCGAGCAATTCGGGGACATGCTCGAGGCCGTCGTGATCACGGACAAGAACACCGGCCGGTCCAAGGGCTATGGCTTC GTCACTTTCCGAGATCCTGAATCTGCAAAGAGGGCGTGCGCAGATCCAACCCCGGTTATCGATGGCCGCCGGGCAAATTGTAATTTGGCATCCCTTGGACGGCCACAATCTGTTCTTCCATTTGGCG TTCGCCCAAGGACAGTAGCCCCCTACATTGGAGGCATGCCAGCTCACCGAGGACCATTTGTTGGAAGCCCCACACAGCAATTATTCAACTATCAACAAGGGTTTTCATATCCCCAATATAG TTACAATCCATATGGACCTGAGTTCTTCTATCCACAG ACTGTATATAGCCCATACACGGGacatcattattttcaagtttatGGTATGCCTGGAGCTGTAAACACAGCCATTTATCCACATGATCAACTTGGCCAGCCTATCTCAGCTGGGCCTGGTTATATGGCAATTCAGGGTTACTCAACACCAGCTCACCAGATTGTGCAATTAAGTGGATCAAATGTCAATGGAATGCCTGGTGCACCTCGGTCGGTGATCCAAGCACCCTATCCGGCTG GAATACCGTCCAATGTTCCAGCCCAGCCACACTTCATAGTTCCTGCCCACTCACCACATTTTGTGCAGGGTAACGGTTCAGATCAAACAACTGTTTGA